From the genome of Zalophus californianus isolate mZalCal1 chromosome 6, mZalCal1.pri.v2, whole genome shotgun sequence, one region includes:
- the GMFB gene encoding glia maturation factor beta isoform X2, translating into MSESLVVCDVAEDLVEKLRKFRFRKETNNAAIIMKIDKDKRLVVLDEELEGISPDELKDELPERQPRFIVYSYKYQHDDGRVSYPLCFIFSSPVGCKPEQQMMYAGSKNKLVQTAELTKVFEIRNTEDLTEEWLREKLGFFH; encoded by the exons ATG agtgAGTCTTTGGTGGTTTGTGATGTCGCTGAAGATTTAGTGGAAAAGCTGAGAAAGTTTCGTTTTCGCAAAGAAACGAACAATGCTGCCATTATAA tgaaaatTGATAAGGATAAACGCCTGGTGGTACTGGATGAAGAGCTTGAG GGCATTTCACCAGATGAACTTAAAGATGAACTGCCTGAACGACAACCTCG CTTCATTGTGTATAGTTATAAATACCAACATGATGATGGAAGAGTTTCATATCCtctgtgctttattttctccagtCCTGTTG GGTGTAAGCCTGAACAACAGATGATGTATGCTGGGAGTAAGAATAAGCTAGTCCAAACAGCAGAACTAACCAAG gtatttgaaataagaaatacCGAAGACCTAACTGAAGAATGGTTACGTGAGAAACTTGGATTTTTCCACTAA
- the GMFB gene encoding glia maturation factor beta isoform X1 yields the protein MSESLVVCDVAEDLVEKLRKFRFRKETNNAAIIMKIDKDKRLVVLDEELEGISPDELKDELPERQPRTFIVYSYKYQHDDGRVSYPLCFIFSSPVGCKPEQQMMYAGSKNKLVQTAELTKVFEIRNTEDLTEEWLREKLGFFH from the exons ATG agtgAGTCTTTGGTGGTTTGTGATGTCGCTGAAGATTTAGTGGAAAAGCTGAGAAAGTTTCGTTTTCGCAAAGAAACGAACAATGCTGCCATTATAA tgaaaatTGATAAGGATAAACGCCTGGTGGTACTGGATGAAGAGCTTGAG GGCATTTCACCAGATGAACTTAAAGATGAACTGCCTGAACGACAACCTCG AACCTTCATTGTGTATAGTTATAAATACCAACATGATGATGGAAGAGTTTCATATCCtctgtgctttattttctccagtCCTGTTG GGTGTAAGCCTGAACAACAGATGATGTATGCTGGGAGTAAGAATAAGCTAGTCCAAACAGCAGAACTAACCAAG gtatttgaaataagaaatacCGAAGACCTAACTGAAGAATGGTTACGTGAGAAACTTGGATTTTTCCACTAA
- the GMFB gene encoding glia maturation factor beta isoform X3 produces MSESLVVCDVAEDLVEKLRKFRFRKETNNAAIIMKIDKDKRLVVLDEELEGISPDELKDELPERQPRTFIVYSYKYQHDDGRVSYPLCFIFSSPVGCKPEQQMMYAGSKNKLVQTAELTKKYFLGLRVYRFLQRSMAEDL; encoded by the exons ATG agtgAGTCTTTGGTGGTTTGTGATGTCGCTGAAGATTTAGTGGAAAAGCTGAGAAAGTTTCGTTTTCGCAAAGAAACGAACAATGCTGCCATTATAA tgaaaatTGATAAGGATAAACGCCTGGTGGTACTGGATGAAGAGCTTGAG GGCATTTCACCAGATGAACTTAAAGATGAACTGCCTGAACGACAACCTCG AACCTTCATTGTGTATAGTTATAAATACCAACATGATGATGGAAGAGTTTCATATCCtctgtgctttattttctccagtCCTGTTG GGTGTAAGCCTGAACAACAGATGATGTATGCTGGGAGTAAGAATAAGCTAGTCCAAACAGCAGAACTAACCAAG AAATACTTCCTGGGCCTGCGTGTGTACAGATTCTTGCAGAGATCCATGGCTGAGGACCTGTAG